The following coding sequences lie in one Arachis ipaensis cultivar K30076 chromosome B05, Araip1.1, whole genome shotgun sequence genomic window:
- the LOC107643668 gene encoding uncharacterized protein LOC107643668: MSATLVLSCQHEVWNPEQTSGDTPEESEDDVKSSCPLYPGRHTCYNGWDEGSQSREGELTPKIRPRFGLSAATRLHEAGIASNRSRALYTPPVTLWELAMPEVVTLKEGDAEGRASDWSEVVTRCRTERCGWITSFSGRANAC, from the coding sequence ATGAGCGCAACCCTCGTGCTTAGTTGCCAACATGAAGTTTGGAACCCTGAGCAGACTTCCGGTGATACGCCGGAGGAAAGTGAGGATGACGTCAAGTCATCATGCCCCTTATACCCTGGGCGACACACGTGCTACAATGGCTGGGATGAGGGATCGCAATCCCGCGAAGGTGAGCTAACTCCAAAAATCCGTCCTCGGTTCGGATTGTCGGCTGCAACCCGCCTGCATGAAGCCGGAATCGCTAGTAATCGCTCCCGGGCCTTGTACACACCGCCGGTCACACTATGGGAGCTGGCCATGCCCGAAGTCGTTACCTTAAAGGAGGGGGATGCCGAAGGCAGGGCTAGTGACTGGAGTGAAGTCGTAACAAGGTGCCGTACTGAAAGGTGCGGCTGGATCACCTCCTTTTCAGGGAGAGCTAATGCTTGTTAG